One part of the Terrimicrobium sacchariphilum genome encodes these proteins:
- a CDS encoding PEP-CTERM sorting domain-containing protein gives MKLSFRSLLIAGACLAASGVSHATSVGYTDYSSLLGSNASWSLWDVFPGGGVVFGSTVAASFSSRSDDLGTSNAVLSASFSGGNPGALLLADAAGTANSQLYTGGATTSFTVSAITTGTLSTFVLQVKQNAANPSGGTDTSGLTSYFTPTLNGVAFTNATVGSAFADPTSASTSDWVITTWSWSGLDISEGELITLSFGGAFAHKSLDGVRIDADAGLAVPEPSTYALIGLGLGAVIWMARRRSTVAVS, from the coding sequence ATGAAATTATCCTTTCGTTCGCTGCTGATCGCTGGAGCCTGCCTGGCTGCCAGCGGAGTTTCCCATGCAACCAGTGTTGGCTACACGGACTACTCCAGCCTTCTCGGAAGCAACGCCAGTTGGTCGCTTTGGGATGTCTTTCCCGGTGGCGGAGTTGTTTTCGGAAGTACGGTGGCTGCTTCCTTTTCGTCCCGATCTGATGACTTGGGAACTTCCAACGCGGTGCTTTCGGCGAGCTTCAGCGGCGGAAATCCAGGTGCCTTGCTGCTTGCCGACGCGGCTGGCACGGCAAACAGCCAGCTCTATACCGGCGGAGCGACAACGTCTTTCACAGTCTCAGCCATAACGACCGGAACGCTCTCGACCTTTGTCCTCCAGGTGAAGCAAAACGCTGCAAATCCCAGTGGCGGTACGGATACCAGCGGCCTGACGAGCTACTTCACGCCAACACTGAACGGTGTTGCCTTTACCAATGCCACGGTCGGATCAGCGTTTGCCGACCCCACCTCGGCTTCGACGAGCGACTGGGTGATCACGACGTGGTCCTGGTCTGGCCTGGATATCAGCGAGGGTGAGTTGATCACGCTCTCCTTCGGAGGCGCATTTGCCCACAAGTCTCTCGATGGCGTGCGTATTGACGCAGACGCAGGCCTGGCGGTACCGGAGCCGTCAACCTACGCCCTGATCGGTCTCGGCCTCGGCGCTGTCATTTGGATGGCTCGTCGTCGCTCCACGGTTGCGGTTTCCTGA
- a CDS encoding type II secretion system protein codes for MSKTDHAPIHRAGSPRGFSLIELLVTIGIIVTLALVGTGIQGTMAEKAASAQDVAAGRTLISAYQAYAAENSGQLLVGYQKGAQPVTLPDGSQISGEAASRYVWRLAPYFDYSINGVLYSKARVRAQKESEDAGMKGYGESISVAYGINAYYVGGFVENGETSIPSGDVATSLLQVDKPSSLLVFATARSSQGSGHYLVKAPRFVPRAAGTGALSQPDWPQNGSAESTGNVDFRNGDKAMCVFLDGSIRSYKVAELTDMRLWSKNAARDDNPNYAPVLEGGSGGRGNR; via the coding sequence ATGTCGAAGACGGATCACGCACCCATTCATAGAGCAGGTTCCCCCCGGGGCTTCTCATTGATCGAGTTGCTCGTGACCATCGGCATCATCGTGACTCTCGCCCTTGTCGGTACGGGCATTCAGGGGACGATGGCCGAAAAGGCTGCCTCAGCGCAGGATGTCGCTGCGGGGAGGACCCTCATCTCGGCATATCAGGCATATGCTGCGGAAAATAGCGGTCAATTGCTGGTGGGATATCAGAAAGGCGCCCAGCCGGTGACGCTGCCGGACGGGAGCCAGATCAGCGGAGAAGCTGCCAGCCGCTATGTATGGAGGCTGGCCCCGTATTTTGACTATTCCATCAATGGTGTGCTGTACTCCAAGGCTCGGGTCCGGGCACAGAAGGAGTCCGAGGATGCCGGGATGAAAGGATACGGGGAAAGTATTTCCGTGGCCTACGGGATCAATGCCTACTACGTCGGGGGATTCGTGGAGAATGGCGAAACGTCCATTCCGAGCGGTGATGTGGCGACCTCGCTTTTGCAGGTGGACAAGCCCTCCTCCCTGCTTGTCTTTGCGACAGCAAGGAGCAGTCAAGGATCGGGGCATTATCTGGTCAAGGCTCCGCGGTTTGTGCCTCGTGCTGCCGGGACGGGGGCATTGTCGCAGCCGGACTGGCCGCAGAATGGCTCGGCGGAGTCGACGGGCAATGTGGACTTTCGCAATGGCGACAAGGCGATGTGTGTCTTCCTGGATGGAAGCATACGATCCTACAAGGTGGCGGAACTGACGGACATGCGCCTGTGGAGCAAGAACGCGGCCCGCGATGATAATCCGAACTATGCTCCCGTGCTCGAGGGAGGAAGTGGCGGAAGGGGAAATCGATGA
- a CDS encoding PEP-CTERM sorting domain-containing protein, with product MMINRWSGLLAAGVLAIGGGAARADFLFAPGSGFIEPTLNYGGSTTRYSEWRNFYSTSTVGNLPDYYAEFGGVKVGSVWQPTPRPVDDPDFPAQPSYYTSDRPNAFWNINNPTITQTNAATGYISSTGNFYGLNGAQSFRLDDNTAATDDPSGMPGYTAGTVVFQFQTDGQFVDLATIRLVYMDGGIEKWISAADLDRAEMLREYMPPEGASSDPSSAEGYESRFAIQWNLTGLGISDYSIVWDTESHTSLQQVSLDTSDQYVAAIPTSREWTGGSGSWSDGANWLDRSAGGTYGTGPVENGNVRFENTSAALVALASSKTVGEIVFTTANDLTLEADAGVALTANTGISTTAAATGVYSIKSDYVFGAVNLFDIAAGTVLIDGDVSGDYGFIKTGSGALALSGNNSFTGAIDIQAGSVRLTGSNTTTATVSVRGGELSLASGTALTTSGEVKVGFDSTFFDNPVPAALFIDGAYTLGRSIQVVANNSQVILGARNTGGQDAVYSGAVGLTSGAADVRLRTESATDRVRFTGAMTGGGTNRTMTIDGPGTVIFSGTAKNYNDATVVSSGTLVLETTIGAANGTGFGSFTVKNGAVFHITSTGRLNGFAGDIFTPQSVLTIEAGGKVKGAGVIARKVATTGTLSIIEASRSEGTLTMTSLDASQGVTFQFDLQQTVDPGIPLVAITGEFKGSVLDDGVRIAFSNLGSIEVGQAYTLFSYGSVSGLTLSDLFLVNTGLVLDQSFGTGGWKIENGEIQVQFAAVPEPSTLALLGMCGVMLLLFRRKIRSLAS from the coding sequence ATGATGATAAATCGTTGGTCAGGACTTTTGGCAGCCGGAGTGCTCGCGATCGGCGGCGGAGCGGCCCGGGCGGACTTTCTCTTCGCTCCAGGTAGTGGCTTTATCGAGCCGACGCTGAACTATGGTGGCTCCACCACACGCTACAGCGAGTGGAGGAATTTCTACTCCACGAGCACGGTGGGCAATCTGCCGGACTACTACGCGGAGTTTGGAGGTGTAAAAGTCGGCTCCGTGTGGCAGCCGACGCCTCGCCCGGTGGATGATCCGGATTTTCCGGCGCAGCCGAGCTACTATACCAGTGATCGTCCGAATGCTTTCTGGAACATCAACAATCCCACGATCACCCAGACGAATGCTGCGACAGGGTATATCAGCAGCACGGGGAACTTCTATGGGCTGAATGGAGCGCAGAGTTTCCGCCTCGACGACAACACCGCCGCGACGGATGACCCCTCGGGCATGCCGGGCTACACGGCTGGGACGGTGGTCTTCCAATTTCAGACGGACGGCCAGTTTGTTGACCTCGCGACGATTCGTCTCGTCTACATGGACGGCGGCATCGAAAAGTGGATCTCCGCCGCGGATCTTGATCGGGCAGAGATGCTACGGGAATACATGCCTCCGGAGGGGGCGAGTTCGGACCCCAGTTCGGCGGAAGGATATGAGAGTCGTTTCGCGATCCAGTGGAACCTGACGGGGCTGGGCATCTCGGACTACTCGATCGTCTGGGATACGGAGTCGCATACCAGCCTCCAGCAGGTCTCCCTGGATACCTCGGATCAGTATGTTGCCGCGATCCCAACGAGTCGGGAGTGGACTGGCGGGAGTGGTTCCTGGAGCGATGGTGCGAACTGGCTGGATCGATCGGCCGGTGGCACCTATGGAACCGGACCGGTCGAGAATGGGAACGTGCGTTTCGAAAACACATCGGCTGCGCTGGTTGCGCTGGCGAGCAGCAAGACGGTCGGGGAGATCGTTTTCACCACGGCTAATGACCTGACCTTGGAGGCCGATGCGGGGGTGGCTTTGACTGCGAATACCGGCATCTCCACGACAGCGGCTGCCACGGGAGTGTATTCCATCAAATCCGACTATGTTTTCGGAGCAGTCAATCTCTTTGACATCGCGGCGGGCACGGTCTTGATCGATGGCGATGTCTCGGGCGATTACGGATTTATAAAAACGGGGAGTGGTGCGCTGGCGCTGTCCGGAAACAATTCGTTTACCGGGGCGATCGACATCCAGGCGGGAAGCGTGCGGTTGACCGGTTCAAACACGACGACCGCAACGGTCAGCGTGCGTGGCGGGGAACTGTCGCTGGCATCCGGGACAGCGTTGACCACGAGCGGCGAGGTGAAGGTGGGTTTTGACAGCACCTTCTTTGACAATCCTGTTCCGGCGGCGCTGTTTATTGACGGCGCCTATACTTTGGGCCGCTCGATCCAGGTCGTCGCGAATAACTCCCAGGTGATCCTGGGCGCACGAAATACCGGGGGCCAGGACGCGGTTTATTCCGGAGCGGTCGGCCTCACCTCCGGAGCGGCGGATGTGCGTCTGCGCACGGAGAGCGCGACAGACAGGGTGAGGTTCACCGGAGCGATGACCGGGGGCGGCACCAATCGCACCATGACGATCGACGGACCGGGCACGGTGATTTTCTCGGGAACGGCAAAGAACTACAATGACGCGACCGTGGTCAGCAGCGGCACGCTGGTGCTGGAGACGACAATCGGCGCAGCCAACGGAACGGGATTTGGCAGCTTCACCGTGAAGAACGGGGCGGTGTTTCACATCACCTCGACCGGACGGTTGAATGGATTTGCGGGGGATATCTTTACCCCTCAGTCGGTTTTGACGATCGAGGCGGGAGGCAAGGTCAAAGGAGCCGGCGTCATTGCGCGAAAAGTCGCGACAACGGGCACGCTGAGCATCATCGAAGCATCGCGCAGTGAGGGAACTTTGACGATGACATCCCTCGATGCCAGCCAGGGTGTCACGTTCCAGTTTGACCTTCAGCAAACCGTTGACCCCGGGATTCCTCTTGTGGCGATCACCGGAGAGTTCAAGGGGAGCGTGCTGGATGATGGAGTCCGCATCGCCTTCTCAAACCTGGGATCGATCGAGGTGGGGCAGGCGTACACACTGTTTTCCTACGGCAGCGTGTCGGGGCTGACCCTGAGCGACCTTTTTCTCGTAAATACCGGATTGGTGCTCGATCAGTCCTTCGGCACGGGGGGCTGGAAGATTGAGAATGGCGAGATCCAGGTGCAGTTTGCAGCAGTTCCCGAGCCGTCCACCTTGGCCTTGCTGGGTATGTGTGGAGTGATGCTCCTGCTGTTTCGCCGAAAGATCCGCTCGCTCGCGTCGTAG
- a CDS encoding hemin-degrading factor, translating to MKTETVELKDQWRGLLEKEPKLRIRDAATKLGVSEAELLATRCGDDVTRLEGDWAALIKEFPRLGRIMCLTRNEAAVHERYGEFRQIDFFHGMGQVVGHDIDLRLFMHAWKYGYAVTDRTPEGERQSFQFFDKNGTAIHKVFLQKESNYGGYGELMNRFRAVDQSTTQPVESVSAPRPVLPDAEIDVAGFQKAWLELKDTHAFYMLLQQFRVAREQSLRLAPEGMTWRLSLDATRVMLEQAASRQLPIMVFIGSPGCIQIHTGEVTNIKMFGADWLNVLDDEFNMHLHLPHVASAWVVRKPTTDGIVTSVELYDAAGENIALFFGKRKPGEVEDARWQALVSELPVKENA from the coding sequence ATGAAAACCGAAACGGTTGAACTAAAGGACCAGTGGCGAGGACTGCTGGAAAAAGAACCGAAGCTCCGCATCCGAGATGCGGCCACCAAGCTCGGCGTGAGCGAAGCGGAGCTTCTCGCGACCCGCTGCGGTGACGATGTCACCCGCCTCGAGGGCGACTGGGCGGCTCTGATCAAGGAGTTTCCCCGCCTGGGTCGCATCATGTGTCTGACCCGCAATGAAGCGGCAGTGCATGAGCGCTACGGCGAGTTTCGCCAAATCGACTTTTTCCACGGCATGGGCCAGGTGGTCGGGCACGACATCGACCTGCGTTTGTTCATGCATGCGTGGAAGTACGGCTATGCCGTGACGGACCGCACGCCGGAGGGCGAGCGCCAGAGCTTCCAGTTCTTCGACAAGAACGGCACGGCGATTCACAAGGTCTTCCTGCAAAAGGAGAGCAACTACGGTGGATACGGCGAGCTCATGAATCGCTTCCGCGCAGTCGACCAGTCGACGACGCAGCCGGTCGAATCCGTGTCGGCTCCGCGCCCGGTATTGCCCGACGCCGAGATCGACGTGGCCGGATTCCAAAAAGCCTGGCTCGAGTTGAAGGACACGCATGCCTTTTACATGCTGCTCCAGCAGTTCCGCGTGGCCCGCGAGCAGTCGCTCCGCCTGGCCCCGGAGGGAATGACTTGGCGCCTTTCGCTCGATGCCACCCGCGTGATGCTCGAGCAGGCGGCCTCGCGGCAGCTCCCCATCATGGTCTTCATCGGCAGCCCCGGCTGTATCCAGATCCACACTGGAGAGGTGACGAATATCAAGATGTTCGGCGCGGACTGGCTGAACGTGCTCGACGACGAGTTCAACATGCATCTGCATCTCCCCCACGTCGCTTCTGCCTGGGTGGTTCGCAAACCCACCACGGATGGCATCGTGACCTCGGTCGAACTCTATGATGCCGCTGGCGAGAACATCGCGCTCTTCTTCGGCAAGAGGAAGCCGGGCGAGGTGGAGGATGCCCGCTGGCAGGCGCTCGTCTCCGAGTTGCCGGTCAAGGAGAACGCGTGA
- a CDS encoding heme/hemin ABC transporter substrate-binding protein — translation MAFALESHASDRIVSAGGAITETIYALGAQDALVAVDTSSIFPEQAVALPKVGYSRALSAEGILSMKPSLVLVNADSGPTEALSQVEKIGVKVVRLPNEHTVEAAENRIRVVGSEVGKAEEADKLIATLRDDLRVASESAGKPETAPKVLFIYTRGGGLMNVSGKNTAADAMITLAGARNAVTDYEGYKPLTAEAAVAAAPDVILVTSKGLESAGGIDELLKQPGLALTPAGKAGRVVAMDDLYLLGFGPRLGKAALELGQKLRASPGLAQK, via the coding sequence GTGGCTTTCGCACTCGAAAGCCACGCTTCAGACCGCATCGTGAGCGCGGGAGGAGCCATTACCGAGACGATCTATGCGCTGGGTGCGCAGGATGCGCTCGTGGCGGTGGATACCTCCAGCATCTTCCCGGAGCAGGCGGTGGCATTGCCCAAGGTCGGGTACTCGCGGGCATTGTCGGCCGAAGGAATCCTGTCGATGAAGCCATCCCTCGTGCTGGTGAATGCCGACAGCGGCCCGACGGAGGCACTCAGCCAGGTTGAGAAAATCGGCGTGAAGGTCGTTCGTCTGCCCAATGAGCACACCGTGGAAGCGGCGGAAAATCGCATCCGAGTGGTGGGTTCCGAGGTTGGCAAGGCGGAGGAGGCGGACAAGCTGATCGCCACTCTGCGGGATGACCTCCGGGTCGCCAGCGAAAGTGCGGGGAAACCGGAGACTGCGCCGAAGGTGCTCTTCATCTACACCCGCGGAGGCGGGCTGATGAACGTCTCGGGAAAAAACACCGCCGCAGACGCGATGATCACGCTAGCCGGTGCTCGCAATGCCGTGACAGATTACGAGGGCTACAAGCCCCTCACCGCCGAGGCGGCTGTCGCAGCGGCACCCGACGTGATCCTGGTGACATCCAAGGGTCTCGAAAGTGCGGGGGGCATCGACGAGTTGCTCAAGCAACCGGGTCTCGCGCTTACCCCGGCTGGAAAAGCGGGACGCGTTGTTGCGATGGATGATCTGTATCTTCTCGGCTTCGGACCTCGGCTCGGCAAGGCCGCGCTGGAGTTGGGGCAGAAGCTCCGGGCTTCTCCGGGTCTCGCCCAGAAGTGA
- a CDS encoding FecCD family ABC transporter permease produces MSSGIRRGRSLVVAALIVAAIGSVVIGLSLGAVRIPPGEILSILWGKLTGVATPGTQDAVLWHLRAPRVVLGLMVGAGLSVAGALMQGLFRNPLADPSLIGVSSGAALGAVFAIVLGGVLLPTLPFLHHAGFLPMAAFIGALGVTLFIQRVANTSGYTAVATLLLAGVAVNALVGAVIGFATFLATDAQLRTLSFWTLGSLGAADWTIVCIAMPFCLGLVALAPLFAGALNALSLGEAEAAHLGYAVERIKGLIIFLTAAGVGVCVAYTGIIGFVGLVVPHLVRLMIGPDHRWLIPGSALLGASLLVLADTAARIIVAPAEMPIGILTAAFGAPFFLGMLLRQRRKALWS; encoded by the coding sequence GTGAGCTCCGGCATCCGCCGCGGGCGGAGCCTGGTGGTCGCTGCGTTGATCGTGGCGGCCATAGGCTCTGTCGTCATCGGCCTCAGTCTCGGCGCGGTGCGCATACCTCCAGGGGAAATCCTATCCATCCTCTGGGGCAAGCTGACCGGCGTCGCAACCCCGGGCACTCAGGATGCCGTGCTCTGGCATCTGCGTGCCCCGAGGGTGGTGCTCGGCCTCATGGTCGGAGCCGGTTTGTCTGTGGCGGGCGCGCTCATGCAGGGACTTTTCCGTAATCCGCTGGCCGATCCCAGCCTTATAGGCGTGTCGAGCGGGGCGGCTCTGGGCGCGGTCTTTGCCATCGTGCTCGGCGGCGTGCTGCTGCCGACGCTGCCGTTTCTGCATCATGCGGGCTTTCTTCCCATGGCGGCCTTTATCGGGGCATTGGGGGTGACGTTGTTCATCCAGCGCGTAGCCAATACCAGCGGCTACACGGCGGTGGCGACCTTGTTGCTGGCGGGCGTGGCGGTAAACGCCCTCGTGGGTGCGGTGATCGGCTTTGCCACCTTTCTCGCCACCGATGCCCAGTTGCGCACGCTCTCCTTCTGGACGCTGGGCAGCCTGGGCGCGGCGGACTGGACGATTGTTTGTATTGCCATGCCCTTCTGCCTGGGTCTGGTGGCATTGGCTCCGCTGTTTGCCGGGGCCTTGAACGCACTCTCGCTCGGCGAGGCCGAGGCGGCGCACCTGGGGTACGCGGTTGAGAGAATCAAAGGGCTGATCATTTTTCTCACGGCTGCAGGTGTCGGCGTCTGTGTGGCTTACACGGGAATCATTGGTTTTGTCGGCCTGGTCGTTCCGCACCTGGTGCGCCTCATGATCGGGCCGGACCATCGGTGGCTCATTCCGGGCTCGGCCTTGCTCGGCGCGAGCTTGTTGGTATTGGCTGATACAGCGGCCCGGATCATTGTCGCTCCGGCGGAGATGCCGATCGGAATCCTCACCGCGGCCTTTGGGGCGCCGTTCTTTCTCGGGATGCTCCTGCGGCAGCGCAGAAAGGCCCTTTGGTCATGA
- a CDS encoding heme ABC transporter ATP-binding protein, translated as MIEARQLSFRVRERELVRSLNLRVRPGEFTAILGPNGAGKSTLLKLLCGQLKPTTGTIFFAGKPLAEWSARDLAKYRAVLPQQSAVPFDFTALEVVLLGRSPYGDAGSQEGLAREALRMTDSEHLADRVVTTLSGGELQRVQFARVLLQIGWRPVSDGRCLMLDEPISNLDPAHQHGALQVARNMARRGVTVLVVIHDLNLAAQYADHVILMKEGGIVAEGAPAEVMTAERIGDVFSVHARITANPLCEAPAVFVELPPR; from the coding sequence ATGATCGAGGCGAGGCAGCTTTCCTTTCGTGTTCGCGAGCGCGAGCTGGTGCGGAGCCTGAACCTGCGGGTGCGACCCGGGGAGTTTACGGCGATTCTCGGCCCGAACGGCGCGGGAAAATCCACGCTGCTCAAGCTGCTCTGTGGTCAGCTCAAGCCGACGACCGGGACGATTTTTTTCGCGGGCAAACCGCTGGCGGAGTGGAGCGCGCGCGATCTCGCGAAATATCGCGCGGTACTCCCGCAGCAGTCTGCGGTGCCCTTTGATTTCACGGCGCTGGAGGTCGTGCTGCTCGGGCGTTCGCCCTACGGCGATGCAGGATCGCAAGAGGGCCTCGCCCGCGAGGCACTGCGCATGACCGATAGCGAGCATCTCGCCGACCGGGTGGTGACGACGTTGTCGGGTGGCGAGTTGCAGCGCGTCCAGTTTGCCAGGGTGCTGCTCCAGATTGGCTGGCGCCCCGTGAGCGATGGCCGCTGCCTCATGCTCGACGAGCCGATTTCCAATCTCGATCCGGCGCATCAGCACGGCGCCTTGCAGGTGGCTCGAAACATGGCTCGTCGCGGGGTCACCGTCCTTGTGGTGATTCATGACCTGAATCTGGCCGCTCAATACGCCGATCATGTCATTCTCATGAAAGAGGGTGGCATCGTGGCGGAGGGTGCTCCGGCCGAGGTGATGACGGCGGAGCGCATCGGAGACGTCTTCTCGGTCCACGCCCGCATCACGGCGAACCCGCTCTGCGAGGCTCCGGCGGTTTTCGTGGAGCTGCCGCCCCGCTAG
- a CDS encoding helix-turn-helix transcriptional regulator, whose protein sequence is MSAPATFVESPAWEGIQGEWRRIYGSFQEGLSIEWHDFECATTLDWSRSFHPDSLEICINLAGCGTLRTSPSRTHVINPQTVAHYSVGSEGLAADRHAGQKHRFFTIEISRPWLNQAITGFEGHLNRETLTFLSGNLKPSQQTRSAPLDQRLKRTTEELLHPPIPEPINSLWFRAKALEIVSHVLIDTTSELFCQRHKRVALDRVERVKQALARDLEHPPTLGELAREVGCSSFYLSRIFSEQTGMTISRYLRNLRLEKAAELLRKGECNVTEAAFTVGYSSLSHFSKAFAEMFGSCPCVFPLQGKKN, encoded by the coding sequence ATGTCCGCACCAGCCACCTTCGTCGAAAGCCCCGCCTGGGAGGGCATCCAGGGGGAGTGGAGGCGCATCTATGGGAGCTTCCAGGAAGGGCTGAGCATTGAATGGCATGATTTTGAGTGCGCCACGACCCTCGACTGGTCACGCAGCTTTCATCCCGACAGCCTGGAGATCTGTATTAATCTCGCCGGATGCGGCACCTTGCGCACGAGTCCCTCGCGCACGCATGTGATCAATCCCCAGACCGTGGCCCACTATAGTGTGGGCAGCGAAGGGCTGGCAGCGGATCGCCACGCGGGCCAGAAGCACCGTTTCTTCACCATTGAGATTTCACGCCCATGGCTCAACCAGGCCATCACCGGCTTCGAAGGTCATCTCAACCGGGAAACGCTCACCTTTCTCAGCGGCAACCTGAAGCCGTCGCAACAGACCCGCAGCGCGCCGCTCGACCAACGCCTGAAGCGCACAACGGAAGAACTCCTCCACCCACCGATTCCCGAACCGATCAACTCCCTCTGGTTCCGCGCCAAGGCGCTCGAGATCGTCTCTCATGTCCTGATAGACACCACGAGCGAACTCTTCTGCCAGCGCCACAAGCGCGTCGCCCTCGATCGCGTCGAACGGGTCAAGCAGGCGCTCGCGCGCGACCTGGAACATCCCCCCACCCTCGGCGAACTTGCCAGGGAGGTCGGATGCAGTTCATTTTACCTCAGCCGCATCTTCTCCGAGCAGACCGGCATGACCATCTCGCGATACCTGCGCAACCTGCGGCTGGAAAAGGCAGCCGAGCTCCTACGCAAGGGCGAGTGCAATGTCACCGAGGCGGCCTTTACCGTGGGCTACTCCAGCCTCAGCCATTTCTCCAAGGCATTTGCCGAGATGTTCGGCTCATGCCCGTGTGTCTTCCCGCTCCAGGGAAAGAAAAACTAG
- a CDS encoding HesB/IscA family protein, producing the protein METTEVKYRIGNEKLIRVLDGASAKLRSLLERQGRPGGALRVAVIGGGCSGLQYKMDLVDGPANRDIMVESNAVRVVVDPKSALFVSGSELDYSDDLQKGGFKVTNPNAVAHCSCGESFSA; encoded by the coding sequence GTGGAGACAACCGAGGTCAAATATCGCATCGGAAACGAGAAGCTCATTCGCGTGCTGGATGGAGCCAGCGCCAAGCTGCGGTCATTGCTCGAACGTCAGGGGCGACCGGGCGGCGCGTTGCGGGTGGCAGTGATCGGTGGAGGATGCTCGGGATTGCAGTACAAGATGGACCTCGTCGACGGCCCGGCCAATCGCGACATCATGGTCGAGTCCAACGCCGTGCGCGTGGTCGTCGATCCCAAGAGCGCGCTCTTCGTCAGCGGATCGGAGCTCGACTACAGCGACGACCTGCAAAAGGGTGGCTTCAAGGTGACGAATCCCAATGCCGTGGCGCATTGTTCGTGCGGCGAGAGTTTCTCGGCGTGA
- a CDS encoding J domain-containing protein, with translation MRREFLGVTDAFSLFGIAARPIPDETDLKERYLRESAAAHPDSGRGDAGRFTELQEAYRVLSDPAARLRLLAGDGDTVGRLGSPEIFMLVGGTMQAANAALQTRSSSTTALSRAVSTAECRAAAAKVTLALEAIADSRARLDARLRELDTRWPAVEPGELAALAGDYAFTGKWEAQLREAEFKLAHG, from the coding sequence GTGCGGCGAGAGTTTCTCGGCGTGACGGACGCCTTTTCCCTGTTCGGAATCGCGGCGCGGCCCATTCCCGACGAGACCGATCTCAAGGAACGTTATCTGCGCGAATCGGCTGCCGCCCATCCAGATTCCGGGCGTGGAGACGCCGGGCGATTTACGGAGCTTCAGGAGGCCTATCGCGTATTGAGCGATCCCGCGGCACGATTGCGTCTGCTGGCGGGCGATGGCGACACAGTGGGCCGGCTGGGATCGCCGGAGATTTTCATGCTGGTGGGCGGAACGATGCAGGCGGCCAATGCGGCATTGCAGACCCGCTCCTCCTCGACCACGGCCCTCTCGCGAGCGGTCAGCACCGCGGAATGTCGCGCGGCAGCGGCAAAGGTGACGCTGGCCCTCGAGGCCATCGCAGACTCCCGCGCCAGGCTCGACGCGCGCCTGCGTGAGTTGGATACGCGCTGGCCTGCGGTGGAGCCGGGTGAACTCGCCGCTCTGGCGGGCGATTATGCCTTTACCGGAAAGTGGGAGGCCCAATTGCGCGAGGCGGAATTTAAGCTCGCGCACGGCTGA